The Corynebacterium sphenisci DSM 44792 genome includes the window CCGACCACCTCCGGCCGGGCCCTGGCCGAACTCGCCGCCGAGGGCCTGCTGGAGAAGCGCCGCGGGCTGGGCATGTTCGTCGTCGCCGGCGCCCGGAAGGCGGTGCTCGCCGAACGACGCGCCCGCTTCGCCGCCGACTTCCTCGCCCCGATGCTCGCCGAGGCCCGGGCCCTGGGCATCGACTCCGCCGAACTCGACCGGCTGATCGCCGCGGAAAGGACCACCCCATGAGCGACACCCCCACCACCGGCGCCGCCGCCGCGGACCCGGTGCTCGAGGAGGCCGCGGTCACCCGCGGCGGCCGGGCCATCCTCGCCCCGGTGCGACTGCGCCTGGGCCCCGGGGTGCACGGCGTGATCGGCGCCAACGGCGCCGGCAAGACCACCCTGCTGCGGCTGCTCGCCGGGCACCTGCGCGATGACGCGGGCCGCCGGCTGGCCGCGGACACCGCCCTGGGCCGGGTGGCCCATGACGTGCACCCCGCCGGCCGGGACGTCCGCGCCCACCTCGACCTCGCCGGAATCGGCCACCCCGGCCTGGATCGGCGGCTGGCCCTGGCGATCCTCGCCGACGCCGGGGTCGAGGAGCGCAGTCGCACCGCCCGGCTCAGCAACGGCCAGCGCCAGCTGCTCTCCGCGGCCGTGGCCCTGGCCTCCGGAGCGGCCACGGTGCTGCTCGACGAGCCCTTCAACGGCCTCGACGCGGCCACCCGGCGGGGACTGCGGGAGCGGATCATCGCCGTGCTCGCCGACCGGCCCGGGCTGCGCCTGGTGCTCACCTCGCACCGCGCCGAGGACCTCGCCGGCCTGGTCGACGACCTCATCGTGGTCGCCGGCGGCCGGGTGCACCCGCCCATCGCGCTGGACGACGCCCGGGACCGGTACCCGGTGCTCGCCGGGCCGGCCGACGCCGTGGCGGCCCTCGCCGGGGGCCGGCCCCGGGTGGCCACCCGCCGAATCGGCGGGATCGCGGAGGCCACCCTGGCCGCGCCGCTGGACGCGGCGGCCCGCGCCCGCGCCGCCGGGCTCGGCGTGACCCTGACCCCGCTCGACGACAACGCGCTCATCGACGCCATGGCGATGCACGCCCCCGCCGGGGCGACCCCGTGATGCCCCCCGCCGTCCGCTCCCCCTGGCCTGGCGCGCTCGTCCCACTCGCGCCGCCGACCGTCCCCGGCGCCGCGGCGACCCCTCACCCCGCCGCCGGGATCGACCCCTGAGCCGCCGCCCGCCGCGTCCCCGCCCCACCCGTCCCACATGACCGCCGGCCCCCGCCCGAAAGGACCCCGATGCTCCCCGCCTTCCTCCACCCCGTGCGCCGCGGCTTCGCCGCCGGCGCCGCCGTCCTCGCCGCCCTGGTCCTCCTCGCCCCGTTGGCCGACCAGGACGGCTTCGGCTGGTACTTCGCCGCCATCGCCGGCATGGTGCCGCTCTTCGGCTGGGCCGCCGGCGGCGCCGTGCCCGCCCGCGCCGCCGACGTGCCCGCCCGCACCTGGCTGGCCGGCCTCGGCCTCGCCGCCGGCGCGCTCTCCGCCGGCCTCGCCGCGCTCTGCTGGGCGGGCACCCTGCTCCTCTGGCGGGCCGACCCGCCGGACGCCCGGTTCAGCTCCTTCGTGATCACCGTCGGCGAGCGGATGCTCACCGACACCTCCGGCCGGCCCCACCTCGCCGCCGGATCGGAGACCACCGCGCTGACCTGGGCGGGCACCTACCTGGTGTTCGCGGCGCTCTTCCTCTGCACCGCGGTGGCCGGCGCCGCGCTCGGCGCGGTGCGCGCCGCCTGGGGCGCCCCGGCGCTGGCGGGGCTGCTACTGGCCGTCTTCGCCGCCTGGCTGGGCTCGCTGTGGCTGGCCCTGTCCACGGACCTGCCCGGCATCCGCGCGCCCTGGCCGGGGGTGTTCCTCTTCACCATCCCGATCGGGGTGATCGCCGCGGCGCTGCTGGTGCGCGCGGTGACCCGGATCGAGCCCTGAGCCCGCCGCCGGGGGCGGGCTATTCCGCGGCCGGGCCGCGCAGCGCCTCGGCGAGCAGCTCCCGGCGGTACTCCTCCAGGCCGATCAGATCCTCGAACAGGCGCCGGTAGCCGGCCTCGTCATCACCGGGCCGCATCCGCTGCAGGGTCCCCTTGACCTGGGCGATCTGCTGGCCCACCCACACCTCCTGCAGCCGGGCGAGCACCGAGGCGGCGTAGCCGGCCAGGGCCGGCGGATCGACGTGGATCTCCTCCACGCCCAGCTCGGTGACCAGCCCGCGCACCACCTCATCGGCGGCCGCAGCGGCGAGATCGGCGACCCACCCGGCGCCGCCGCCGTCGGCGGGGATCCCGCCGGCGGCGGCCACCGCGTCGAACACCGCCCGGTAGGCCGGGTGCGTGAACACCTCCGGGTCCAGCTCGGAGAACACCGGGCCCAGCGCCGCCGGCTCCTGCACCGCCAGCTTCAGCGCCTCCCGCTGCACATGCAGCCGCGGATCCCGCGGATCCGGCCGCGGTGTCGTCGGCGGGCCCGCCGCGACGCGGCGGCGCTCCTCCGCGGCGGCGGCCTCCGCCAGCCGGCGCCGGCGCCGCTCGCCGGGATCGGCCTTCCGCGGCGCCCGGGCCTCCTCGCGCACCCGGCGCACCAGCTCCGCCTCGTCATTCCAGCCGATCCAGCCGGCGACCTCCCGGGCGTACTCGTCGCGCAGCGCCGATTCGCGCACCTGGGCCAGCACCGGGACCACCCGGTTCAGCGCCGCGACCCGGCCGTTGGCGGTGTCCAGGTCGAAATCCGCGAGCAGGGTGCGCAGCACGAACTCCACCATCGGGGTGCGCGTGGCGACCAGGTCCCGCAGCGCCGCATCGCCCTTGGCCAGCCGCAGATCGCAGGGGTCCGCCCCGGCGGGGGCCACCGCCACGTAGGACTGCCCGGTGAACTGCTGCTCCCCGGCGAAGGCGCGCAGCGCCGCCTTCTGCCCGGCCTCGTCGCCGTCGAAGGTGTAGATGAGCTCCCCGCGGAAGAAGCTGTCGTCGAGCATCAGCCGGCGCAGCAGCTGCAGATGCTCCTCGCCGAAGGCGGTGCCGCAGGCGGCCACCGCGGTGGTCTCCCCCGCGGCGTGCATCGCCATCACGTCGGTGTAGCCCTCCACGATCACCGCCCGGTGCGATTCCGCGATGGCGCGCTTGGCCAGATCCAGGCCGAAGAGCACCTTCGACTTCTTGTACAGCATCGTCTCCGGGGTGTTCATGTACTTGCCCAGCTGATCGTCGTCGAAGAGCTTGCGCGCCCCGAAGCCGATCACGTCGCCGGCCATGTTCCGGATCGGCCACAGCAGCCGCCGGTGGAAGCGGTCGATGGGGCCCTTGCGACCCATCTTCGCCAGGCCCGCCTTCTCCAGCTCCGCGAACTCGAAGCCCAGCCGCTGCAGATGCCGGGTCAGGGTGTCCCAGCCGGCGGGGGCGTAGCCGCAGCCGAAGGCGCGGGCGTGCTCGGCGGTGAAGCCCCGGTCGGCGAGGAAGTCCCGGGCCACCGCCGCCTCCGGGGTCCCCAGCCGCTCGGCGTAGAACTTCTGCGCCTCCCGGTTCGCCGCGACCAGCCGCTGCCGGGTGCCCGGCTCCTCGCGGCGGCCGGTGCCGCCGCCCTCGTAGTTGATCCGGTAGCCGATCCGCTCCGCGCAGGCCTCCACCGCCTCCGGGAAGCTCAGGTGCTCCATCTCCATGAGGAAGCTGAACACGTCCCCGCCCTTGCCCGTGGAGAAGCAGTGGTAGTAGCCGTGGTTGGGCCGGACGTGGAAGCTGGGGGTGCGCTCGTCCTTGAAGGGGCTCAGGCCCTTGAGCGAATCCGCCCCACCCGGTTTGAGCTGCACGTACTCGCCGACGACCTCCTCCAGCGGGGTGTTCTCGCGGATCGCCGCGATATCGCTGTCCGGGATGCGTCCTCTGGCCATGGCCACCACATTAGCCCGCCCGCCCCGGCCCCCACCCGGGTGAAGGGCCGTGGCAGGATACCCCCATGAGCAACCGCCCCGCGCCGCGCCGGAAGACCCTCGCCGCCCTCGCCGTGGCCGTGCTCGCCGCCGCCGCGGGCTGGGCGGGGCTGGGCCCCGGCGCCGGGGAGGCCGCCGGGCCGGCCCGGCCCGCCGGCGGGGCCGGGCCCGCGGCCCCCGGGGCGCCGGACCCGGCGCGGGCGGCGGCCGCCGACTACGGGCGGACCTGCCCGGTGGCCACCCTGCCGGCCGAGGCCGATGAGGTGATCGAGGCCATCCTGCGGGATCCGGCGCGCCTGGACCCGCGCCACGACGGGGCGCACTTCGGCAACTACGAGGGCCGGCTGCCGCGGCGCGGCGGCTCCTACTACCGGGAGTACACCGTGGACACCCCGGGGGTGGGCCACCGCGGGGCCCGCCGGATAGTGGTCGGCGGCGGCACCGCCGCCGACCCCGACGTGTGGTACTACACCCCCGACCACTACGACAGCTTCTGCGCCATCCCCGACGCCGAGGAATGAGCCCGCCGACGGGGTGCGACGCGGGCCGGCGCCTCAGGCCCGGGCCGCGGAGACGTCGGCGATCCGCCGGTCCAGCCGCTCCACCCGGGACTCGGTCATCGAGGCGACGTGGTCGACCACCGCGCGCAGCCGGCCGGCGTCGTCCTCGGCGTGCTCGTACAGCCAGCGCGGCATCGGATCCAGCGCCGCCGGGCCGGCCTCCAGCAGGTAGCCGGCCACCCGGTGCAGCCGCTCCCGGTCCCGGGCCTGCCGGCGCAGGTGCCGGGGCTGGTCCATCACGTAGAGCACCGCGATCGCCTTGAGGATGGTCACCTCCGCCACGATCGGCGCCGGCACCGCCAGATCCGCGGCGTAGCGGCCCAGCGGCCCCGGTCCGCCGAGCCGCCGGGTCTCCGCCACCGAGGCGGTGACGAAGCGGCCCACCAGCTCCGAGGTCATCCGCTTCAGCGCGGTGGCCGCCGCCGGGGTGCCGCCGCCCTCCGCGGCGGCGCACACCACCGGCAGCGAGGCCAGCCTGCCGGCGGCCTCCACCAGCTCCGCCGGGTCCCCGCCGAAGGCCCGGGAG containing:
- a CDS encoding GntR family transcriptional regulator; this encodes MGDPRPIYRRIAAELRGHIGSGALPEGQRAPSTNELSAYHGVNPTTSGRALAELAAEGLLEKRRGLGMFVVAGARKAVLAERRARFAADFLAPMLAEARALGIDSAELDRLIAAERTTP
- a CDS encoding AAA family ATPase, with product MSDTPTTGAAAADPVLEEAAVTRGGRAILAPVRLRLGPGVHGVIGANGAGKTTLLRLLAGHLRDDAGRRLAADTALGRVAHDVHPAGRDVRAHLDLAGIGHPGLDRRLALAILADAGVEERSRTARLSNGQRQLLSAAVALASGAATVLLDEPFNGLDAATRRGLRERIIAVLADRPGLRLVLTSHRAEDLAGLVDDLIVVAGGRVHPPIALDDARDRYPVLAGPADAVAALAGGRPRVATRRIGGIAEATLAAPLDAAARARAAGLGVTLTPLDDNALIDAMAMHAPAGATP
- the dnaG gene encoding DNA primase, coding for MARGRIPDSDIAAIRENTPLEEVVGEYVQLKPGGADSLKGLSPFKDERTPSFHVRPNHGYYHCFSTGKGGDVFSFLMEMEHLSFPEAVEACAERIGYRINYEGGGTGRREEPGTRQRLVAANREAQKFYAERLGTPEAAVARDFLADRGFTAEHARAFGCGYAPAGWDTLTRHLQRLGFEFAELEKAGLAKMGRKGPIDRFHRRLLWPIRNMAGDVIGFGARKLFDDDQLGKYMNTPETMLYKKSKVLFGLDLAKRAIAESHRAVIVEGYTDVMAMHAAGETTAVAACGTAFGEEHLQLLRRLMLDDSFFRGELIYTFDGDEAGQKAALRAFAGEQQFTGQSYVAVAPAGADPCDLRLAKGDAALRDLVATRTPMVEFVLRTLLADFDLDTANGRVAALNRVVPVLAQVRESALRDEYAREVAGWIGWNDEAELVRRVREEARAPRKADPGERRRRRLAEAAAAEERRRVAAGPPTTPRPDPRDPRLHVQREALKLAVQEPAALGPVFSELDPEVFTHPAYRAVFDAVAAAGGIPADGGGAGWVADLAAAAADEVVRGLVTELGVEEIHVDPPALAGYAASVLARLQEVWVGQQIAQVKGTLQRMRPGDDEAGYRRLFEDLIGLEEYRRELLAEALRGPAAE
- a CDS encoding ribonuclease domain-containing protein, which encodes MSNRPAPRRKTLAALAVAVLAAAAGWAGLGPGAGEAAGPARPAGGAGPAAPGAPDPARAAAADYGRTCPVATLPAEADEVIEAILRDPARLDPRHDGAHFGNYEGRLPRRGGSYYREYTVDTPGVGHRGARRIVVGGGTAADPDVWYYTPDHYDSFCAIPDAEE